The proteins below are encoded in one region of Paenarthrobacter ilicis:
- a CDS encoding MFS transporter, which translates to MSRWRVAVLASYGASGIAFATWVSRLPAIRDGLDLTPGGIGLLLMCMTVASFISISASGLIVLRLGPRLTSWIGSCMVGAGLVTIGFGASVAASPPVVATGLVVLGLGTASWNTASNVEGAALERAMERHIMPHLHGSFSLGTVAAAGFGAWAAAIHLPVVWHFLMAGVVVAGAVVTAGFFFRAEKTTTPASTFRPEETDTFRDPSTGPLPVIAPGSTGRGDSTTAASDSVKPDAEPLHNKPLDNKRLVAMAWRDRRTLLIGVLVLGLALAEGAAGDWVALALADGYGQTDAAGAVGYGLFVSFMTIGRFAGTAILDRFGRVVVMRWCSATAVVGLALFVFAPVPWLAFVALALWGLGASLGFPVGMSAAADDPVHAAARVSVVSTIGYGAFLCGPPLLGLLAEHFGILHSLLAPLVMLVVSFFLAPLSGKTGSGSLEPSHSR; encoded by the coding sequence ATGTCCCGGTGGCGCGTCGCTGTTTTGGCCTCTTACGGCGCCAGCGGCATTGCCTTCGCCACCTGGGTGTCCCGCTTGCCGGCCATCCGCGACGGGCTGGACCTGACGCCGGGCGGCATCGGGCTCCTGCTGATGTGCATGACCGTTGCTTCCTTCATCTCCATTTCTGCCTCCGGACTTATCGTGCTGCGCTTGGGGCCGCGGCTGACCAGCTGGATTGGCAGTTGCATGGTGGGCGCCGGACTGGTGACCATCGGCTTTGGTGCCTCCGTTGCTGCCAGCCCTCCGGTGGTGGCCACGGGCCTGGTGGTCCTGGGCTTGGGAACCGCCAGCTGGAACACGGCTTCCAACGTTGAAGGTGCAGCACTGGAACGTGCCATGGAGCGGCACATCATGCCTCATCTGCACGGCTCCTTCAGCCTGGGTACCGTGGCCGCAGCGGGCTTCGGTGCCTGGGCAGCGGCCATCCATCTCCCCGTGGTGTGGCATTTCCTGATGGCGGGAGTGGTGGTTGCCGGAGCGGTGGTGACTGCAGGCTTTTTCTTCCGTGCTGAGAAGACCACGACGCCGGCAAGCACCTTCCGTCCGGAGGAAACCGATACGTTCCGCGACCCTTCCACCGGTCCGCTTCCGGTCATTGCACCCGGGTCAACGGGACGCGGGGACTCGACGACAGCTGCCTCTGACAGTGTTAAGCCGGATGCCGAGCCGCTGCATAACAAGCCGTTGGACAACAAGCGGCTGGTGGCCATGGCCTGGCGGGACCGCCGCACCCTGCTCATCGGCGTCCTGGTACTGGGGCTGGCCTTGGCCGAAGGCGCAGCGGGGGACTGGGTGGCACTTGCCCTTGCCGATGGCTACGGCCAGACCGACGCCGCGGGCGCTGTGGGCTATGGGCTGTTCGTTTCCTTCATGACCATCGGCCGCTTTGCCGGGACGGCCATCCTGGACCGGTTCGGCAGGGTGGTGGTGATGCGCTGGTGCTCAGCCACCGCCGTCGTTGGCCTTGCGCTGTTTGTCTTTGCGCCCGTGCCGTGGCTGGCCTTTGTGGCCTTGGCTTTGTGGGGGCTTGGTGCCTCCCTGGGCTTCCCCGTGGGCATGTCCGCGGCGGCCGATGACCCCGTGCATGCGGCTGCGAGGGTTTCGGTGGTGTCCACCATCGGCTACGGTGCCTTCCTCTGTGGACCTCCCTTGCTGGGCCTCCTTGCTGAGCA
- a CDS encoding MaoC family dehydratase — MSPTFEELTVGQEIGARSIDVTRQDLVKYAGASGDFNPIHWNEAFATSVELPGVIAHGMFTMGAAVQLVSDWAGDPAAVVDYQTRFTKPVLVTDTTGTPDAGAVIDVTGVVGALDAEARTARIDLTVMAGGLKVLMKSQAVVKVS; from the coding sequence ATGAGCCCCACCTTCGAAGAACTGACAGTCGGCCAGGAAATCGGCGCCCGCAGCATTGACGTCACCCGGCAGGATCTGGTGAAGTACGCGGGAGCATCCGGCGATTTCAACCCCATCCACTGGAACGAGGCGTTCGCCACGTCCGTGGAACTGCCGGGAGTCATCGCACACGGCATGTTCACCATGGGCGCGGCAGTGCAACTGGTGAGCGACTGGGCAGGCGACCCCGCAGCCGTCGTCGATTACCAGACCCGCTTCACCAAACCGGTGCTGGTCACGGACACCACCGGGACCCCGGACGCTGGTGCCGTCATTGACGTGACCGGCGTAGTGGGAGCCCTCGACGCCGAAGCCCGTACGGCACGCATTGACCTCACGGTGATGGCCGGTGGCCTCAAGGTACTCATGAAGTCCCAAGCCGTAGTGAAGGTCTCTTGA
- a CDS encoding FAS1-like dehydratase domain-containing protein: MSINPDLQGRSYPAAEVYDVGREKIREFATAVKATNPAHFDVEAAKAQGHSDLVAPPTFAIIVAQRADAQLVEDPESGIDFSRVVHADQRFTHHRAIVAGDRLVAELHVDGVRAMGGGAMITTRSEISTEAGEKVATTTSSILVRGEGQ; encoded by the coding sequence ATGAGTATCAATCCGGATTTGCAGGGGCGCAGCTACCCTGCCGCAGAGGTGTACGACGTTGGCCGTGAAAAGATTCGCGAATTCGCCACGGCCGTGAAAGCCACCAACCCAGCCCACTTTGATGTGGAAGCAGCCAAGGCCCAGGGCCACAGCGACCTCGTGGCGCCTCCCACGTTCGCCATCATTGTTGCCCAGCGTGCGGATGCCCAGCTGGTGGAGGATCCCGAGTCCGGCATCGACTTCTCCCGCGTGGTCCACGCCGACCAGCGGTTTACGCACCACCGCGCCATCGTTGCCGGTGACCGCCTGGTGGCAGAGCTCCATGTTGACGGTGTCCGGGCCATGGGCGGCGGCGCCATGATCACCACCCGTTCGGAGATTTCCACCGAGGCAGGCGAAAAGGTCGCCACCACCACCTCATCCATCCTGGTCCGCGGAGAGGGACAGTAA
- a CDS encoding DUF3188 domain-containing protein, whose amino-acid sequence MLNDFWATAPTSYKVLVFGAMGLIAVGIILSIVGNTSGNQGLAMASLPLIGIGLLMHVAGLVVRGQKIRKSYKK is encoded by the coding sequence GTGCTGAACGACTTCTGGGCTACCGCTCCTACCTCCTACAAAGTGCTGGTTTTCGGCGCCATGGGCCTCATTGCCGTGGGAATCATCCTTTCCATTGTTGGCAATACCTCCGGCAACCAGGGCCTCGCCATGGCTTCCTTGCCGCTGATCGGCATCGGGTTGTTGATGCACGTGGCCGGGCTGGTGGTCCGGGGACAGAAAATCCGGAAGAGCTACAAGAAGTAA
- a CDS encoding DUF2797 domain-containing protein, whose protein sequence is MLVHGVVWDSSSPSLRLLPADGIFEDITLARGSALGLRVDPGLWCLGHTKVHGPGNRTHVPCRSASPAERGKQCGACFAKDDSRLMHDFHRGGSVPAGLRAYLMQAHWLYVATFAHGVSKVGTASGPRKWNRLAEQGAVHASYVALAEDGRVVRLLEDLVTQDLGLVQQVRSAAKVASLVQPRPAVELSQLNLEHAGRVRDLLGGLAMGGYTVVEEVWERPALAHAVCASGTGSRHPYPATFDGGGHGLQIDSLSGSIALASLPDAAGNPVDGSFVADLGALKGRRIEFGAHTTEIPALQDSLF, encoded by the coding sequence ATGCTGGTTCACGGGGTCGTTTGGGACTCCTCCTCCCCGTCGTTGCGGCTTTTGCCGGCCGACGGGATCTTTGAAGACATCACGTTGGCCCGGGGCTCCGCCCTGGGCCTGCGTGTTGATCCGGGTTTGTGGTGCCTCGGCCACACCAAGGTCCACGGCCCGGGGAACCGCACCCACGTCCCCTGCCGCAGCGCTTCTCCCGCCGAGCGCGGCAAACAGTGCGGCGCCTGTTTCGCGAAGGACGATTCGCGGCTGATGCACGACTTCCACCGCGGCGGTTCCGTGCCTGCCGGCCTCCGGGCATACCTCATGCAAGCCCACTGGCTGTATGTGGCCACGTTTGCCCACGGCGTCAGCAAGGTGGGCACGGCCTCCGGTCCGCGCAAATGGAACCGGCTGGCCGAGCAAGGAGCAGTCCATGCTTCCTACGTGGCCCTTGCCGAGGACGGACGCGTGGTCCGTTTGCTCGAAGACCTGGTGACGCAGGACCTCGGTTTGGTCCAGCAAGTCCGTTCCGCTGCCAAGGTGGCGTCGCTGGTGCAGCCGCGTCCCGCCGTCGAACTGTCGCAACTGAACCTCGAGCACGCCGGACGGGTCCGGGACTTGCTCGGTGGCTTGGCCATGGGTGGTTACACGGTGGTGGAGGAGGTGTGGGAGCGGCCGGCGCTGGCCCATGCTGTTTGTGCCTCGGGCACGGGTTCGCGGCATCCTTACCCTGCGACGTTCGACGGCGGCGGGCACGGACTGCAGATCGACTCACTGTCCGGTTCCATCGCCTTGGCGTCGTTGCCGGATGCAGCGGGCAACCCGGTGGATGGCAGTTTCGTGGCTGACCTCGGCGCGCTCAAGGGCCGCAGGATCGAGTTCGGTGCCCACACTACGGAGATCCCGGCATTGCAGGACTCATTGTTCTAA
- a CDS encoding HpcH/HpaI aldolase/citrate lyase family protein, translated as MTSSIAAESVRPTRNIPADIARSWLLVNAMKTELFDESAGSRADAIILDIEDAVDPSQKDAARENVVNWLTAGGQAWVRINDAISPFWADDLAGLRGTPGLLGVMLAKTESADQVTESYHRMDGKTPVVALVESALGIEEANHIARAQGAFRLAFGSGDFRRDTGMAATPEAMAYPRAKLVVASRVGNLPGPIDGPTVGTNHPILREQTGITVTMGMTGKLCLAIDQTTVINEVISPTPSDVAWATDFMNDFEANGRVIRDGSDLPRLGRAEKIMKLAVAFGVQPSL; from the coding sequence ATGACGTCAAGCATCGCCGCCGAGTCAGTTCGGCCCACCCGCAACATTCCCGCAGACATTGCCCGTTCCTGGCTCCTTGTTAATGCCATGAAAACGGAGCTCTTTGATGAATCTGCGGGTTCGCGGGCGGACGCCATCATCCTTGACATCGAAGACGCCGTGGACCCGTCCCAGAAGGACGCGGCCCGGGAGAACGTTGTTAACTGGCTGACCGCCGGTGGCCAGGCCTGGGTCCGCATCAACGATGCCATCAGCCCCTTCTGGGCCGACGACCTCGCAGGCTTGCGCGGTACCCCGGGTCTCCTGGGCGTCATGCTCGCGAAGACCGAGTCCGCGGACCAGGTGACCGAGTCCTACCACCGCATGGACGGCAAGACCCCCGTGGTGGCATTGGTTGAGTCCGCACTGGGCATCGAGGAAGCCAACCACATTGCACGCGCCCAGGGTGCGTTCCGCCTGGCCTTTGGTTCCGGCGATTTCCGTCGCGACACCGGCATGGCCGCCACCCCCGAAGCCATGGCGTACCCGCGGGCCAAACTGGTGGTAGCCAGCCGCGTAGGCAATCTTCCGGGCCCCATTGATGGACCCACCGTGGGCACCAACCACCCCATCCTGCGCGAACAGACCGGCATCACCGTCACCATGGGCATGACCGGCAAGCTGTGCCTGGCCATTGACCAGACCACGGTGATCAACGAGGTCATCAGCCCCACGCCGTCCGACGTCGCCTGGGCCACGGACTTCATGAACGATTTCGAAGCCAACGGCCGGGTCATCCGGGACGGATCCGACCTCCCGCGCCTGGGACGTGCAGAGAAGATCATGAAGCTTGCCGTGGCATTCGGAGTCCAGCCTTCCCTGTAA
- a CDS encoding ABC transporter substrate-binding protein has product MKLHLPLLSVATAVVLALTVSGCGGAAEAGQANQPGNEVKEIRYQGSANNVTFPELAADLGYLGDVKLNWVGNTTSGPQDIQSAATNQTDAGGAFSGAVVKLIEAGAPVKAVVNYYGSDEKTFSGYYVKADSPIKEPRDLIGKKIAVNTLGAHHEAVINTWLTKNGLSQDDIKQVQLVPLAPNDTEEAIRRGQVDAGTLGGVLQDRAIEAGGLRSLFSDGELFGTFAGGQIVLRNDFIEKNPTTTRTFTTGVAKAIKWATETPRDEVIARYTKIIESRGRNESTANLKFWKSTGVPDNGVIKDQDFTRWESWLNSSGIVKGKLTPAKYYTNQFNDLAEPAAVEKKG; this is encoded by the coding sequence ATGAAACTGCACCTGCCCCTGCTGAGCGTCGCGACCGCCGTCGTACTAGCGCTGACGGTGAGCGGCTGCGGCGGCGCTGCCGAGGCCGGCCAGGCCAATCAACCCGGCAACGAGGTCAAGGAGATCCGGTACCAGGGCTCAGCCAACAACGTCACTTTCCCCGAACTGGCTGCGGATCTGGGATATCTGGGTGACGTAAAACTGAACTGGGTGGGCAACACCACCAGCGGCCCCCAGGACATCCAATCCGCGGCCACCAACCAGACGGACGCGGGCGGGGCTTTCTCCGGAGCGGTGGTGAAACTCATCGAAGCCGGGGCTCCGGTCAAGGCGGTGGTCAACTACTACGGCTCGGATGAGAAGACCTTCAGCGGCTACTACGTGAAGGCGGACAGTCCCATCAAGGAGCCACGGGACCTGATTGGCAAGAAGATTGCCGTCAACACCCTGGGCGCACACCATGAAGCCGTGATCAACACCTGGCTCACCAAGAACGGCCTGAGCCAAGACGACATCAAGCAGGTCCAACTGGTACCGCTGGCGCCGAACGACACTGAAGAAGCCATCCGGCGCGGACAGGTTGACGCCGGAACCCTGGGCGGAGTGCTGCAGGACCGGGCCATCGAAGCGGGAGGACTCCGCTCCCTCTTCAGCGATGGTGAACTGTTTGGCACCTTCGCCGGCGGTCAGATCGTGCTCCGCAACGACTTCATTGAAAAGAACCCCACTACCACGCGCACCTTCACCACGGGAGTGGCCAAGGCGATCAAGTGGGCCACCGAAACGCCCCGCGACGAGGTGATTGCCCGGTACACCAAAATCATCGAAAGCCGGGGCCGCAACGAGAGCACAGCCAACCTGAAGTTCTGGAAGAGCACCGGGGTTCCGGACAACGGCGTGATCAAGGACCAGGACTTCACGCGCTGGGAGTCGTGGCTCAACTCGTCCGGGATCGTCAAGGGCAAGCTCACGCCGGCCAAGTACTACACCAACCAATTCAACGACCTGGCCGAACCTGCCGCGGTTGAAAAGAAGGGATGA
- a CDS encoding ABC transporter ATP-binding protein — protein MTAKISLRNVTKQFTVRATKTSPAGRLTAIDSLNLDVHDGEFLTLVGPSGSGKTTLLDLLAGLSAPTSGEVLVDGTPVTGPGKDRAVVFQQYALFPWRTASANVSIGLEGVGQDGKKLNRRERAAKAKEYLALVGLAGFEDRYPHELSGGMKQRVAIARSLAYQPDVLLMDEPFAALDAQTREQLQDELLRIWKATGKTIVFITHGIDEAVYLGQRVAVLSARPGRLKEIVDIAIPDRDGDQDIRSNPAFVEHRHQVWTLLHDEVRKAQYAGHRKILPDGSAPDEPAAIAAEKSAA, from the coding sequence ATGACAGCGAAGATCAGCCTCCGCAACGTGACCAAGCAGTTCACGGTCCGGGCCACTAAAACCTCCCCCGCTGGCCGGTTGACGGCCATTGACTCACTCAACCTGGATGTCCACGACGGCGAATTCCTCACCCTGGTGGGGCCAAGCGGCTCGGGTAAGACCACACTGCTGGACCTGCTTGCCGGGCTCTCAGCCCCCACCTCCGGCGAAGTATTGGTGGATGGCACACCGGTGACCGGGCCGGGCAAGGACCGTGCCGTGGTGTTCCAGCAGTACGCGCTGTTCCCGTGGCGGACGGCTTCGGCCAATGTCTCGATCGGGCTTGAGGGGGTCGGCCAGGACGGCAAAAAGCTGAACCGCCGCGAACGGGCCGCGAAAGCCAAGGAGTACCTGGCACTGGTGGGCCTGGCCGGCTTTGAGGACCGCTACCCCCACGAGCTGTCCGGCGGCATGAAGCAGCGCGTGGCGATCGCCCGGAGTTTGGCCTACCAACCGGATGTGCTGCTGATGGATGAACCTTTTGCGGCCCTGGATGCCCAGACCCGGGAGCAACTCCAGGACGAGCTCCTGCGGATCTGGAAAGCCACCGGCAAGACCATTGTGTTCATCACCCACGGCATCGATGAAGCCGTGTACCTGGGCCAGCGGGTGGCCGTGCTGAGTGCACGCCCGGGCAGGCTCAAGGAGATCGTGGACATCGCCATCCCGGACCGTGACGGAGACCAGGACATTCGCTCCAACCCGGCCTTCGTTGAACACCGCCACCAGGTGTGGACGCTCCTGCATGACGAGGTCCGCAAAGCCCAGTATGCCGGGCACCGCAAGATCCTCCCGGACGGAAGCGCCCCCGACGAACCCGCAGCCATCGCTGCAGAAAAGAGCGCGGCCTGA
- a CDS encoding ABC transporter permease: MTSTLTHGQAPATAGSAPRPGAAVEPSLAQPAPEAGTTTALAAARRLTSAAGAVLWKSAAILAFLAVWEFGPTYLASPSTRVFLPPLHEVLLAWAKLFDSGTIQSHIAASLTRSVAGFGAALVAGVSLGLLIAWYGRLNSVLNPLLELFRNTAALALLPVFTLLLGIGEESKISIVAYAAFFPVLLNTIAGVKTVDPLLIRAARSLGLNSFRLFQKVILPSAVPTIFTGIRMAGTASILVLIAAEMVGAKAGLGYLIVNAQSSFLIPDMYAGILTVSLLGLGVNFALVALERHFSRWRTAVGATAS; this comes from the coding sequence ATGACCAGCACACTCACCCACGGCCAGGCACCAGCCACGGCGGGATCGGCACCCCGGCCAGGTGCCGCCGTCGAACCTTCCCTTGCCCAGCCGGCACCGGAGGCGGGCACGACGACGGCACTGGCCGCCGCGCGTCGGCTCACCTCAGCAGCGGGCGCGGTGCTGTGGAAGTCAGCCGCGATCCTGGCCTTCCTTGCGGTGTGGGAATTCGGCCCCACCTATCTGGCCAGCCCGTCCACCAGGGTGTTCCTACCACCGCTGCACGAAGTGCTGCTGGCATGGGCCAAGCTCTTCGACTCCGGGACCATCCAGAGCCACATTGCAGCCAGCCTCACCAGATCGGTGGCCGGGTTCGGAGCCGCGCTGGTGGCGGGGGTTTCGCTGGGCCTGTTGATTGCCTGGTACGGGCGCCTGAACTCAGTGCTGAATCCGTTGCTGGAACTGTTCCGCAACACCGCCGCACTGGCCCTGTTGCCGGTGTTCACGCTGTTGCTGGGCATCGGCGAAGAATCCAAGATCAGCATTGTTGCCTACGCTGCGTTCTTCCCGGTGCTGCTGAACACCATCGCCGGGGTGAAAACGGTGGACCCTTTGCTCATCCGGGCCGCGCGGTCCTTGGGGCTGAACAGCTTCCGGCTCTTCCAAAAGGTGATACTCCCCTCGGCAGTACCCACCATCTTCACCGGCATCCGCATGGCCGGCACCGCGTCCATCCTGGTGCTGATCGCCGCGGAAATGGTAGGAGCGAAAGCCGGTCTGGGGTACCTGATCGTCAACGCACAGAGCAGTTTCCTCATCCCCGATATGTACGCGGGCATCCTCACGGTGTCCTTGTTGGGGCTCGGCGTGAACTTCGCACTGGTGGCCCTGGAGCGGCATTTCTCGCGCTGGCGGACCGCCGTCGGCGCCACCGCGTCCTGA
- a CDS encoding TauD/TfdA dioxygenase family protein: MTVITETKLQFAKLGSRIGAEIRGLDISGDLDPVTVAQIRAALNQHKALVFREANILTDEAQVKFASHFGPLTKAHPTVASVEGEENVLPVDSENGSANNWHTDVTFVVNPPQASTLRSIDLPAYGGETLIASSAGAYQDLPEELRTFADNLWAIHTNDYDYSVPKNLEHSNAEERRKEFTRLKFETAHPVVRVHPLTGERGLFIGGFAQRLRIVGLSNTESKDIIRLLQAYVTRPENVVRVNWEPNQVVLFDNRITQHYAPDNYDGQPRKLNRVTIAGDIPVGIEGKASQAIQGDSSTYSVVAPVGLDS; encoded by the coding sequence ATGACCGTCATTACCGAAACCAAGCTCCAGTTCGCCAAGCTCGGCTCCCGCATCGGGGCTGAAATACGCGGACTGGATATCAGCGGAGACCTCGATCCCGTGACAGTGGCCCAGATCCGGGCTGCGCTCAACCAGCACAAGGCCCTGGTGTTCCGTGAGGCCAACATCCTCACCGATGAAGCGCAGGTGAAGTTTGCCTCGCACTTTGGCCCACTCACCAAGGCCCATCCAACGGTTGCCTCGGTGGAAGGTGAGGAGAACGTCCTGCCCGTTGACAGCGAAAACGGTTCGGCCAACAACTGGCACACGGACGTCACGTTTGTGGTCAACCCGCCGCAGGCATCCACCCTGCGCAGCATCGATCTTCCTGCCTACGGTGGCGAGACGTTGATTGCTTCCTCGGCCGGTGCGTACCAGGACCTTCCGGAGGAGCTTCGCACCTTCGCGGACAACCTGTGGGCCATCCACACCAACGACTACGACTACTCGGTGCCAAAGAACCTGGAACACAGCAATGCTGAGGAACGCCGCAAGGAGTTCACCCGCCTGAAGTTCGAAACCGCACACCCCGTGGTCCGGGTCCACCCGCTGACCGGCGAGCGCGGATTGTTTATTGGGGGCTTCGCGCAGCGGCTTCGGATTGTGGGTTTGTCCAACACCGAATCGAAGGACATCATCCGTCTGCTGCAGGCGTACGTGACGCGCCCGGAGAATGTGGTCCGCGTGAACTGGGAGCCCAACCAGGTGGTCCTGTTCGATAACCGCATCACGCAGCATTACGCCCCGGACAACTACGACGGCCAGCCCCGCAAGCTCAACCGGGTGACCATTGCCGGCGACATTCCAGTGGGTATTGAGGGCAAGGCCAGCCAGGCGATCCAGGGTGATTCGAGCACGTACTCCGTGGTGGCTCCTGTGGGCCTCGACTCGTAG
- a CDS encoding aldo/keto reductase encodes MTAANGRGRLIYGCMGLGGPWDGTSYGSADIDQAAAAIDAAQDIGIELFDHADIYRSGKSEAVFGEVLARSQGLRDKIQLQTKCGIRLGERGLETHYDLSKAAILERVNQSLARLRTDYVDVLLLHRPDPLMDPREVAAAVGQLMAEGKVRQLGVSNMSGAQIAYLQDELETPIVANQLEMSLLRRDWLESTVLVNNAEGLDHSFPHGTLEHCMGRGIELQAYGSLAQGRYTGADTQDPADEAAAEMLAGLAAEKNTTPEAVLLGWLMNHPARISPVVGTTNPARIRACADAATVAEGMTRAEWYGLWTAARGHNLP; translated from the coding sequence GTGACTGCTGCGAACGGGCGGGGACGCCTCATTTACGGCTGCATGGGCCTGGGTGGGCCGTGGGACGGAACGTCCTATGGATCCGCTGACATCGATCAGGCAGCTGCGGCGATTGACGCCGCACAGGACATCGGCATTGAGTTGTTCGACCACGCGGATATCTACCGCAGTGGGAAGTCCGAGGCCGTCTTTGGTGAAGTCCTCGCCCGTTCGCAGGGTTTGCGCGACAAAATCCAGCTGCAGACCAAGTGCGGGATCAGGCTGGGGGAGCGGGGGCTCGAAACGCACTACGACCTCAGTAAGGCCGCCATTCTTGAACGGGTCAACCAAAGCCTGGCAAGGCTCCGGACCGATTACGTGGATGTGCTCCTCCTGCACCGCCCCGATCCCTTGATGGACCCACGCGAGGTGGCGGCCGCCGTCGGGCAGTTAATGGCGGAAGGCAAGGTGCGGCAACTGGGTGTGTCCAATATGTCCGGTGCGCAGATCGCCTACCTGCAGGATGAGCTGGAGACACCCATCGTGGCGAACCAGCTGGAAATGAGCTTGCTGCGGCGGGACTGGCTGGAAAGCACAGTGCTTGTCAACAACGCGGAGGGGCTGGATCACAGTTTCCCGCACGGAACGTTGGAGCACTGCATGGGCCGGGGGATTGAACTGCAGGCTTACGGGTCCTTGGCACAAGGCAGGTACACGGGAGCCGACACGCAAGATCCTGCCGATGAAGCTGCCGCGGAGATGCTCGCGGGGCTTGCCGCCGAGAAGAACACAACTCCCGAGGCGGTGCTGCTGGGCTGGCTCATGAACCATCCGGCCCGCATCTCTCCCGTGGTGGGAACCACCAACCCCGCCCGCATCCGGGCCTGCGCCGATGCCGCAACCGTGGCGGAGGGCATGACCCGGGCTGAATGGTATGGCCTGTGGACGGCCGCCCGCGGGCACAACCTCCCCTGA
- a CDS encoding alpha-amylase family glycosyl hydrolase, with product MSTPTTQAHRTDAERMADPNWWRQAAVYQIYPRSFHDANGDGLGDIKGITAKVPYLKELGIDAVWLSPFYPSALADGGYDVDDYRNVDPKLGTLEDFDEMAAALHAAGIKIVADIVPNHSSDRHEWFKEALASPKGSAARERYIFRDGRGENGELPPSDWDSVFGGPIWERITEPDGTPGQWYMHIFAKEQPDFNWENPEIREDFLKTLRFWSDRGVDGFRIDVAHGMAKDLSEPMPMKADLAAKAHGTDGFTDGSHPFWDRDEVHEVYAEWRKLFNEYTPPRTAVAEAWVHESRRARYASPEGLGQAFNFDLLQSDFDAASFRKIITDNLAAAQESGASSTWVFSNHDVVRHATRYGLPKGGSVAQGTNAAQDLTGGEPKGQDGKGWLLAGAPADELNVELGLRRARAASLLLLALPGSAYLYQGEELGLQEVTDIPDSERQDPSFFRNKGVEIGRDGCRVPLPWTPDGTSFGFGSGNAHLPQPEWFANYAVSTQEGVKGSTLELYREALRLRSELQTAEELHWVETGNPDVLHFSRPGGWHTLTNFGSEPVALPEGDVLVASGPLEDGKLPSDTTVWILDKA from the coding sequence GTGAGTACCCCCACTACGCAGGCACATCGTACCGACGCTGAGCGCATGGCAGACCCCAACTGGTGGCGCCAGGCAGCTGTCTACCAGATCTACCCGCGCAGCTTCCATGACGCCAACGGCGACGGCCTCGGCGACATCAAGGGCATCACTGCCAAGGTTCCTTACCTCAAGGAACTGGGGATCGACGCCGTCTGGCTGAGCCCGTTCTACCCGTCGGCGCTGGCGGACGGCGGCTACGACGTCGATGACTACCGCAACGTGGATCCGAAGCTCGGCACGTTGGAGGACTTTGACGAGATGGCGGCAGCACTGCACGCCGCTGGCATCAAAATCGTGGCGGACATCGTTCCCAATCACTCGTCAGACCGCCACGAGTGGTTCAAGGAAGCGCTGGCATCGCCCAAGGGTTCTGCTGCCCGTGAGCGCTACATCTTCCGCGATGGCCGTGGCGAGAACGGCGAATTGCCGCCGTCGGACTGGGATTCTGTTTTCGGTGGCCCCATCTGGGAGCGCATCACCGAACCGGACGGCACGCCGGGGCAGTGGTACATGCACATCTTCGCCAAGGAGCAGCCGGACTTCAACTGGGAGAACCCGGAGATCCGCGAGGACTTCCTGAAGACTCTGCGTTTCTGGTCGGACCGGGGCGTTGACGGCTTCCGCATCGATGTTGCCCACGGCATGGCGAAAGATCTTTCCGAGCCGATGCCCATGAAGGCGGACCTTGCGGCCAAGGCGCACGGGACCGACGGCTTCACTGACGGCTCGCACCCGTTCTGGGATCGCGACGAAGTCCACGAGGTCTACGCTGAGTGGCGCAAGCTGTTCAACGAGTACACGCCGCCCCGTACCGCGGTAGCGGAAGCGTGGGTCCACGAGTCACGCCGTGCCCGTTACGCCAGTCCGGAAGGCCTCGGCCAGGCCTTCAACTTCGACCTTCTGCAGTCCGACTTTGATGCTGCCTCGTTCCGGAAGATCATCACGGACAACCTGGCGGCGGCCCAGGAATCCGGAGCGTCCTCCACCTGGGTTTTCTCCAATCACGACGTCGTCCGTCACGCCACCCGCTACGGCCTGCCCAAGGGCGGTTCCGTGGCTCAGGGAACCAACGCAGCCCAGGATCTCACCGGTGGGGAACCCAAGGGCCAGGACGGCAAGGGCTGGTTGCTGGCAGGCGCGCCTGCGGATGAGCTCAACGTCGAACTCGGCTTGCGCAGGGCACGCGCCGCGTCCTTGCTGCTGCTGGCGTTGCCCGGCTCGGCGTACCTGTACCAGGGCGAAGAGCTCGGGTTGCAGGAAGTCACCGATATCCCCGACTCGGAGCGCCAGGACCCCTCCTTCTTCCGGAACAAGGGCGTTGAGATCGGCCGCGACGGTTGCCGTGTACCGCTGCCGTGGACACCGGACGGTACCTCCTTCGGTTTCGGATCCGGCAACGCCCACCTGCCCCAACCGGAGTGGTTCGCCAACTACGCAGTCTCCACGCAGGAAGGCGTCAAAGGTTCAACCCTGGAGCTCTACCGGGAAGCCTTGAGGCTGCGCAGCGAGCTGCAGACCGCCGAGGAACTTCATTGGGTGGAGACCGGCAACCCGGATGTGCTGCACTTCAGCCGCCCCGGCGGCTGGCACACGCTGACGAACTTCGGCAGCGAGCCCGTGGCTCTGCCCGAAGGCGACGTCCTGGTGGCCAGCGGCCCGTTGGAGGACGGCAAGCTGCCTTCTGACACCACGGTGTGGATCCTGGACAAGGCCTGA